Proteins encoded in a region of the Zea mays cultivar B73 chromosome 2, Zm-B73-REFERENCE-NAM-5.0, whole genome shotgun sequence genome:
- the LOC100383827 gene encoding uncharacterized protein isoform X1, whose amino-acid sequence MTTSPPPAEEQQEEEEVLVPHGPHQELPNGAQPMEVVPAEPAATVENQQIEDPPISRFTWTIENLSRVSTKKLYSEIFVVGGYKWRILIFPRGNNVEFLSMYLDVADSGVLPYGWTRYAQFSLSVVNQIHNKFTIRKETQHQFSARESDWGFTSFMPLGELYNPSRGYLVNDTCIVEAEVAVCKVVEYWSYDSKKETGYVGLKNQGATCYMNSLLQTLYHIPYFRKAVYHMPTTENDMPSGSIPLALQSLFYKLQYNDSSVSTKELTKSFGWDMHDSFMQHDVQELNRVLSEKLEDKMKGTVVEGTIQQLFEGHHMNYIECINVDFKSTRKESFYDLQLDVKGCQDVYASFDKYVEVERLEGDNKYHADKHGLQDAKKGVLFIDFPPVLQLQLKRFEYDFMRDTMVKINDRYEFPLQLDLDRDNGKYLSPDADRNVRNLYTLHSVLVHSGGVHGGHYYAFIRPTLSDQWFKFDDERVTKEDAKRALEEQYGGEEELPQTNPGLNNTPFKFTKYSNAYMLVYIRESDKDKIICNVDEKDIAEHLRIRLENDREEKERRKKEKAEAHLYTIIKVARDDDLKAQIGKDIYFDLVDHDKVPSFRIQKQMTFAQFKEEVAKEFGIPTQFQRFWLWAKRQNHTYRPNRPLCPQDEAHTVGQLKELVNKAHNAELKLFLEVELGLDLKPLPLPDKTREDIFLFFKLYEPEKEQLRYVGRLFVKASGRPQDILLKLRMLAGFSQDDDIELYEEIKFEPNVMCEYIDNRLLFRSCQLEDGDIICFQKPSKPDSADRYRFPDVPSFLTYIRNRQVVHFRSLEKPKDDEFCLEMSKIFTYDQVVEKVAEKLGVDDPSKIRLTSHNCYSQQPKPQPIKYRGVERLLDMLIHYNQTSDILYYEVLDIPLPELQALKTLKVTYHHATKDEVSVHSIRLPKNSTVGDVLNDIKTKVELSHTNAELRLLEVFYHKIYKVFAPNEKIENINDQYWTLRAEEVPEEEKNLGPFDRLIHVYHFTKDTQNQTQVQNFGEPFFMVIREDETLSSIKERIQKKLKVPDEDFSKWKFAYISLGRPDYFEDSDTVALKFQRNMYGAWEQYLGLEHPDTAPRKAHTANQNRHSFERPVKIYN is encoded by the exons ATGACGAcctcgccgccgcccgccgaG GAACAGCAGGAGGAAGAGGAGGTGCTGGTGCCGCATGGCCCGCACCAGGAGCTGCCCAATGGAGCGCAGCCAATGGAAG TTGTGCCTGCTGAGCCAGCTGCTACCGTGGAGAACCAACAGATAGAGGATCCACCAATCTCGAGATTTACTTGGACCATTGAGAATTTATCAAGAGTTAGCACAAAGAAGCTCTACTCTGAAATTTTTGTTGTTGGAGGCTACAAGTG GCGAATTTTGATTTTCCCTCGGGGGAATAATGTTGAATTCTTATCTATGTATTTGGATGTAGCTGATTCTGGAGTCTTGCCCTATGGATGGACTAGATACGCACAATTCAGCCTCTCTGTGGTTAATCAGATTCACAACAAGTTCACAATAAGAAAAG AAACACAACATCAGTTCTCTGCTCGAGAAAGTGATTGGGGTTTCACTTCATTTATGCCGCTGGGTGAACTCTACAACCCAAGTAGGGGTTATCTTGTAAATGATACTTGTATAGTGGAAGCTGAAGTTGCTGTGTGTAAAGTTGTTGAGTATTGGAGTTATGACTCTAAAAAGGAAACTGGCTATGTTGGTCTTAAAAATCAGGGTGCTACCTGCTATATGAATTCTCTTCTTCAGACACTCTACCACATTCCGTATTTCAGAAAG GCTGTTTATCACATGCCCACCACCGAGAACGATATGCCCTCAGGAAGCATCCCACTAGCTCTACAGTCACTCTTTTATAAGTTGCAGTATAATGACAGCAGTGTCTCTACAAAGGAGCTCACAAAATCGTTTGGGTGGGATAtgcatgattcatttatgcaacatgatgtacaaGAATTGAACAGAGTTCTTTCCGAGAAGTTGGAAGATAAGATGAAG GGAACTGTTGTGGAGGGAACGATACAACAATTGTTTGAAGGGCACCACATGAACTACATTGAGTGTATCAATGTGGATTTCAAATCAACAAGAAAGGAATCCTTCTATG ATCTCCAGCTTGATGTCAAAGGTTGTCAGGATGTCTATGCTTCATTTGATAAGTACGTAGAAGTGGAGCGTCTGGAAGGTGACAACAAGTATCATGCCGACAAACATGGCCTGCAG GATGCAAAAAAAGGAGTTCTTTTTATCGACTTCCCTCCTGTTTTGCAACTTCAGCTAAAACGTTTTGAGTATGATTTCATGCGTGACACGATGGTGAAG ATAAACGATCGTTATGAATTTCCACTCCAATTGGATCTTGATAGAGATAATGGAAAATATTTATCTCCTGATGCTGACAGGAATGTGCGTAATCTTTATACCCTTCACAG TGTTCTTGTCCATAGTGGTGGTGTTCATGGTGGACATTACTATGCTTTCATACGACCTACACTTTCTGATCAATG GTTCAAGTTTGATGATGAGCGTGTGACAAAAGAAGATGCAAAGAGGGCACTAGAAGAGCAATATGGTGGTGAGGAGGAG CTACCTCAGACAAATCCTGGCTTAAACAACACCCCATTCAAGTTTACTAAATATTCAAATGCATACATGCTTGTGTACATTCGTGAAAGTGACAAGGACAAAATTATATGTAATGTGGATGAGAAAGATATAGCGGAGCATCTTCGG attagattagaaaatgaccgTGAAGAGAAGGAACGTCGGAAGAAGGAAAAAGCGGAGGCACACCTCTATACTATAATCAAG GTTGCAAGGGATGATGACTTAAAAGCTCAGATAGGGAAAGACATATATTTTGATCTTGTTGATCATGATAAAGTCCCAAGCTTCCGTATCCAGAAACAGATGACCTTTGCTCAATTCAAG GAGGAGGTAGCAAAAGAGTTTGGTATTCCTACACAGTTTCAACGATTTTGGCTGTGGGCCAAGCGACAAAACCATACCTACCGACCTAACAGGCCATTGTGTCCTCAAGACGAAGCACATACT GTTGGGCAGCTAAAGGAACTGGTGAACAAGGCCCACAACGCAGAACTGAAACTGTTCTTGGAAGTTGAACTTGGACTG GACCTTAAACCTCTTCCTCTTCCCGACAAGACTAGAGAAGATATATTTCTTTTCTTCAAACTCTATGAACCTGAAAAGGAACAGCTGCG GTATGTTGGTAGGCTTTTTGTAAAGGCTTCAGGAAGACCACAGGACATTCTGCTGAAGTTAAGGATGTTGGCAGGTTTTTCACAGGATGATGATATTGAACTTTATGAG GAAATTAAGTTCGAGCCCAATGTGATGTGTGAATACATTGACAACAGGCTTCTGTTTCGATCTTGCCAG CTTGAAGACGGGGATATAATTTGTTTTCAAAAGCCTTCAAAACCAGATAGTGCAGACCGATATCGATTTCCTGACGTCCCATCCTTTTTGACGTATATACGTAACCGGCAG GTGGTGCACTTCCGTTCATTGGAGAAGCCCAAGGACGACGAATTTTGCCTTGAGAT GTCAAAGATTTTCACATATGATCAAGTCGTGGAAAAAGTAGCTGAAAAACTTGGCGTGGATGACCCATCGAAAATTCGTCTTACATCACATAATTGTTATTCGCAACAGCCTAAGCCTCAACCAATAAAGTACAGAGGCGTTGAACGTCTACTGGATATGCTGATTCATTATAACCAG ACTTCTGATATTCTGTACTATGAAGTATTGGACATACCACTTCCAGAATTACAAGCGCTGAAGACATTAAAAGTTACCTACCATCATGCCACAAAAGATGAG GTGTCAGTTCACAGTATAAGATTACCAAAAAACAGCACTGTTGGCGATGTGCTGAATGATATCAAAACGAAG GTTGAGTTGTCTCATACCAATGCTGAGCTAAGATTACTTGAGGTCTTTTATCACAAGATATACAAG GTATTTGCACCAAATGAAAAGATTGAAAACATCAATGATCAGTACTGGACACTGCGTGCAGAGGAG GTTCCAGAGGAGGAGAAAAATCTTGGCCCCTTCGATCGTTTGATTCATGTATATCATTTTACAAAAGACACTCAAAACCAAACG CAAGTTCAGAACTTTGGAGAACCTTTTTTTATGGTTATTCGTGAGGATGAGACCCTATCTTCTATCAAAGAACGTATACAGAAAAAGCTTAAGGTTCCAGATGAGGATTTCTCAAAG TGGAAGTTTGCATACATTTCACTCGGTCGTCCTGACTATTTTGAAGATTCAGATACTGTAGCCCTAAAATTCCAG AGAAACATGTATGGAGCTTGGGAGCAGTATCTTGGACTGGAACATCCGGACACGGCTCCTAGGAAGGCACACACGGCTAATCAG AACCGGCATTCATTCGAGAGACCTGTAAAAATTTATAACTAG
- the LOC100383827 gene encoding uncharacterized protein LOC100383827 → MTTSPPPAEQEQQEEEEVLVPHGPHQELPNGAQPMEVVPAEPAATVENQQIEDPPISRFTWTIENLSRVSTKKLYSEIFVVGGYKWRILIFPRGNNVEFLSMYLDVADSGVLPYGWTRYAQFSLSVVNQIHNKFTIRKETQHQFSARESDWGFTSFMPLGELYNPSRGYLVNDTCIVEAEVAVCKVVEYWSYDSKKETGYVGLKNQGATCYMNSLLQTLYHIPYFRKAVYHMPTTENDMPSGSIPLALQSLFYKLQYNDSSVSTKELTKSFGWDMHDSFMQHDVQELNRVLSEKLEDKMKGTVVEGTIQQLFEGHHMNYIECINVDFKSTRKESFYDLQLDVKGCQDVYASFDKYVEVERLEGDNKYHADKHGLQDAKKGVLFIDFPPVLQLQLKRFEYDFMRDTMVKINDRYEFPLQLDLDRDNGKYLSPDADRNVRNLYTLHSVLVHSGGVHGGHYYAFIRPTLSDQWFKFDDERVTKEDAKRALEEQYGGEEELPQTNPGLNNTPFKFTKYSNAYMLVYIRESDKDKIICNVDEKDIAEHLRIRLENDREEKERRKKEKAEAHLYTIIKVARDDDLKAQIGKDIYFDLVDHDKVPSFRIQKQMTFAQFKEEVAKEFGIPTQFQRFWLWAKRQNHTYRPNRPLCPQDEAHTVGQLKELVNKAHNAELKLFLEVELGLDLKPLPLPDKTREDIFLFFKLYEPEKEQLRYVGRLFVKASGRPQDILLKLRMLAGFSQDDDIELYEEIKFEPNVMCEYIDNRLLFRSCQLEDGDIICFQKPSKPDSADRYRFPDVPSFLTYIRNRQVVHFRSLEKPKDDEFCLEMSKIFTYDQVVEKVAEKLGVDDPSKIRLTSHNCYSQQPKPQPIKYRGVERLLDMLIHYNQTSDILYYEVLDIPLPELQALKTLKVTYHHATKDEVSVHSIRLPKNSTVGDVLNDIKTKVELSHTNAELRLLEVFYHKIYKVFAPNEKIENINDQYWTLRAEEVPEEEKNLGPFDRLIHVYHFTKDTQNQTQVQNFGEPFFMVIREDETLSSIKERIQKKLKVPDEDFSKWKFAYISLGRPDYFEDSDTVALKFQRNMYGAWEQYLGLEHPDTAPRKAHTANQNRHSFERPVKIYN, encoded by the exons ATGACGAcctcgccgccgcccgccgaG CAGGAACAGCAGGAGGAAGAGGAGGTGCTGGTGCCGCATGGCCCGCACCAGGAGCTGCCCAATGGAGCGCAGCCAATGGAAG TTGTGCCTGCTGAGCCAGCTGCTACCGTGGAGAACCAACAGATAGAGGATCCACCAATCTCGAGATTTACTTGGACCATTGAGAATTTATCAAGAGTTAGCACAAAGAAGCTCTACTCTGAAATTTTTGTTGTTGGAGGCTACAAGTG GCGAATTTTGATTTTCCCTCGGGGGAATAATGTTGAATTCTTATCTATGTATTTGGATGTAGCTGATTCTGGAGTCTTGCCCTATGGATGGACTAGATACGCACAATTCAGCCTCTCTGTGGTTAATCAGATTCACAACAAGTTCACAATAAGAAAAG AAACACAACATCAGTTCTCTGCTCGAGAAAGTGATTGGGGTTTCACTTCATTTATGCCGCTGGGTGAACTCTACAACCCAAGTAGGGGTTATCTTGTAAATGATACTTGTATAGTGGAAGCTGAAGTTGCTGTGTGTAAAGTTGTTGAGTATTGGAGTTATGACTCTAAAAAGGAAACTGGCTATGTTGGTCTTAAAAATCAGGGTGCTACCTGCTATATGAATTCTCTTCTTCAGACACTCTACCACATTCCGTATTTCAGAAAG GCTGTTTATCACATGCCCACCACCGAGAACGATATGCCCTCAGGAAGCATCCCACTAGCTCTACAGTCACTCTTTTATAAGTTGCAGTATAATGACAGCAGTGTCTCTACAAAGGAGCTCACAAAATCGTTTGGGTGGGATAtgcatgattcatttatgcaacatgatgtacaaGAATTGAACAGAGTTCTTTCCGAGAAGTTGGAAGATAAGATGAAG GGAACTGTTGTGGAGGGAACGATACAACAATTGTTTGAAGGGCACCACATGAACTACATTGAGTGTATCAATGTGGATTTCAAATCAACAAGAAAGGAATCCTTCTATG ATCTCCAGCTTGATGTCAAAGGTTGTCAGGATGTCTATGCTTCATTTGATAAGTACGTAGAAGTGGAGCGTCTGGAAGGTGACAACAAGTATCATGCCGACAAACATGGCCTGCAG GATGCAAAAAAAGGAGTTCTTTTTATCGACTTCCCTCCTGTTTTGCAACTTCAGCTAAAACGTTTTGAGTATGATTTCATGCGTGACACGATGGTGAAG ATAAACGATCGTTATGAATTTCCACTCCAATTGGATCTTGATAGAGATAATGGAAAATATTTATCTCCTGATGCTGACAGGAATGTGCGTAATCTTTATACCCTTCACAG TGTTCTTGTCCATAGTGGTGGTGTTCATGGTGGACATTACTATGCTTTCATACGACCTACACTTTCTGATCAATG GTTCAAGTTTGATGATGAGCGTGTGACAAAAGAAGATGCAAAGAGGGCACTAGAAGAGCAATATGGTGGTGAGGAGGAG CTACCTCAGACAAATCCTGGCTTAAACAACACCCCATTCAAGTTTACTAAATATTCAAATGCATACATGCTTGTGTACATTCGTGAAAGTGACAAGGACAAAATTATATGTAATGTGGATGAGAAAGATATAGCGGAGCATCTTCGG attagattagaaaatgaccgTGAAGAGAAGGAACGTCGGAAGAAGGAAAAAGCGGAGGCACACCTCTATACTATAATCAAG GTTGCAAGGGATGATGACTTAAAAGCTCAGATAGGGAAAGACATATATTTTGATCTTGTTGATCATGATAAAGTCCCAAGCTTCCGTATCCAGAAACAGATGACCTTTGCTCAATTCAAG GAGGAGGTAGCAAAAGAGTTTGGTATTCCTACACAGTTTCAACGATTTTGGCTGTGGGCCAAGCGACAAAACCATACCTACCGACCTAACAGGCCATTGTGTCCTCAAGACGAAGCACATACT GTTGGGCAGCTAAAGGAACTGGTGAACAAGGCCCACAACGCAGAACTGAAACTGTTCTTGGAAGTTGAACTTGGACTG GACCTTAAACCTCTTCCTCTTCCCGACAAGACTAGAGAAGATATATTTCTTTTCTTCAAACTCTATGAACCTGAAAAGGAACAGCTGCG GTATGTTGGTAGGCTTTTTGTAAAGGCTTCAGGAAGACCACAGGACATTCTGCTGAAGTTAAGGATGTTGGCAGGTTTTTCACAGGATGATGATATTGAACTTTATGAG GAAATTAAGTTCGAGCCCAATGTGATGTGTGAATACATTGACAACAGGCTTCTGTTTCGATCTTGCCAG CTTGAAGACGGGGATATAATTTGTTTTCAAAAGCCTTCAAAACCAGATAGTGCAGACCGATATCGATTTCCTGACGTCCCATCCTTTTTGACGTATATACGTAACCGGCAG GTGGTGCACTTCCGTTCATTGGAGAAGCCCAAGGACGACGAATTTTGCCTTGAGAT GTCAAAGATTTTCACATATGATCAAGTCGTGGAAAAAGTAGCTGAAAAACTTGGCGTGGATGACCCATCGAAAATTCGTCTTACATCACATAATTGTTATTCGCAACAGCCTAAGCCTCAACCAATAAAGTACAGAGGCGTTGAACGTCTACTGGATATGCTGATTCATTATAACCAG ACTTCTGATATTCTGTACTATGAAGTATTGGACATACCACTTCCAGAATTACAAGCGCTGAAGACATTAAAAGTTACCTACCATCATGCCACAAAAGATGAG GTGTCAGTTCACAGTATAAGATTACCAAAAAACAGCACTGTTGGCGATGTGCTGAATGATATCAAAACGAAG GTTGAGTTGTCTCATACCAATGCTGAGCTAAGATTACTTGAGGTCTTTTATCACAAGATATACAAG GTATTTGCACCAAATGAAAAGATTGAAAACATCAATGATCAGTACTGGACACTGCGTGCAGAGGAG GTTCCAGAGGAGGAGAAAAATCTTGGCCCCTTCGATCGTTTGATTCATGTATATCATTTTACAAAAGACACTCAAAACCAAACG CAAGTTCAGAACTTTGGAGAACCTTTTTTTATGGTTATTCGTGAGGATGAGACCCTATCTTCTATCAAAGAACGTATACAGAAAAAGCTTAAGGTTCCAGATGAGGATTTCTCAAAG TGGAAGTTTGCATACATTTCACTCGGTCGTCCTGACTATTTTGAAGATTCAGATACTGTAGCCCTAAAATTCCAG AGAAACATGTATGGAGCTTGGGAGCAGTATCTTGGACTGGAACATCCGGACACGGCTCCTAGGAAGGCACACACGGCTAATCAG AACCGGCATTCATTCGAGAGACCTGTAAAAATTTATAACTAG